AAAGTCGTGCAATTGTTGTGTCTATCATTTTTGCAAGTGTGGAATGTCCCCCTGTTTTCTCAAGGATTATCAATTGCTCGATGTAACATTATTCACTGATGcccacttcacctaacattcgGTCAATTCCATCAACCTCAAGTTTTATCTTAACCAAATGCTCATAGATGCTACTCATGTGCTCTGCTATAGGGTTTACTTCACCCTCAAAAATGATCTCATAGCCTTCAATATCCTCTGAATCTGACATCGGATCTTCCCCTTTCATGTGGATTATGAGTGCCGACTGAATAGCATACACAGAATATCCTCCTGGATCCCTGGATTagtagtaccctgattcatcatcatcatcattattccaaggcccctggtagtcatcccaatctaggTACTCATCATCGCCTtcagaatcagagtcatctccatcattctcatcgtCACtttcatcgtcatcgtcatcgtcatcgtcatcatcctcttcttcgctGATTTCCCCCTT
This region of Macadamia integrifolia cultivar HAES 741 unplaced genomic scaffold, SCU_Mint_v3 scaffold2566, whole genome shotgun sequence genomic DNA includes:
- the LOC122066757 gene encoding trigger factor-like, which codes for MTVEDTEAAPGVVIEKSDEEQNKGEISEEEDDDDDDDDDDESDDENDGDDSDSEGDDEDPGGYSVYAIQSALIIHMKGEDPMSDSEDIEGYEIIFEGEVNPIAEHMSSIYEHLVKIKLEVDGIDRMLGEVGISE